DNA from Leptospira mayottensis 200901116:
AAGCGGATTTCCGATACTGTCTTTGATGGTATTTGGAATCGTGACATTATAAGTAGTACCAAAAGCCAAAGGTTGAATCGGTATAAATTCAAACGTCGTTCTATCCGGAGATACAATAGTAGCGGGAAGGTTGAAGGTTACAGAAGGATTTGCGGTAATTTCGGTAAGGACCAGGTTTACGTTCATTGGCTTGGAAAACCTGAGAAGTACGTGTGTGTCTGAAGTGATTCCGATGGCTCCGTTTGAAGGAGAAGTGCCAACTAACGTAGGTTCGATCGTGTCCGCATTATAATTGAATTTCAGTATAAAATCTTGTTCTAAGTTTTTGCCTTGCTTATCTTCCGCCTGAGATTTGGAAACGGTTAGGGTATAAATTCCAGGATCCGTAAGAGATACGGTGGGTTGAAAATGTAGCGTTGAACCTACCCAGGAATAACTTCCCGCAATGGTATTTTGTGAACTTTTCAGGGAAAGAGCGGATTCCGTAAACGTCTGATTCATCTCTTTGGAAAAGGAGATGGAAAGAGCCGCCTTTGGATCGGCAATCGTTTGGTCGTTCAATGGCCAGCTTCCGATCACTCTCGGAGATTCTCCGTCCGAAAATACGGATAAACCGGGAATTAAACTCAAAGGTCCTTTTCCATTGTCTATTAACTGACTACATCCGGTAAAAAAAGATAGGACGCAAATCGCGGATATCCAGTATAAAATTTTAACGAACGTTGAAGAGGTGTACTTCGTATCCTTTGATTTTTTGTTTGGCTTGTGTGTTTTCATTGTCTTTCAAAAAGGAATATAATATCGTTTGTGAGATAGTTATCGTTGATATCCCTGACTCCTCCCGAACCACCTTTCAATCGGAATTTATATTGGGTTCCGGTCGGTACGTTTTTGATTCCGAATTCGAATGATCCCGCGATGGAACAAGACGGACCACAATTGTAATTTTTATAATAAATGTTCGGAGACCCCACTCCCGGGCCGCCCGAAAAATACGAAACGGAAACCTGGTTGTAAATATCGTTGTCTCCCAAACTTTGAAGAGGCACGTTACCTGCCGTTGCGAAATTCAATCTAAATATGTAATCTTCTAAAGCGCATGCGGTCGATATTAATGATATCTTATATACTGTGGAAAGATTTGCGGGAATTACGGGAGCGTTCGCATTCCCGTCTGCAGTTGGCGCACACAATGCAGTGACGGAAAAATTGTTAATTCCAGTTACCGTTACCGGAATACTGTCGGCTACATTATCCACTTTAAAATCTACAATATAGGAATTTTCCAGCGGCATATTTCCGGTATCCGTAGCGGTCGAGTTGATTGCCAGTCTATAAGTTGCCCCTTGAGTCAGTTTATCGGTCGGGGTAAATTGAAGTAAACTTTGAGATATCCAAGTAAATTGACCTGTTATAGGAGGAGTAAACTGAATGGCATTTTGAGTTTTTGATTGATCCATTGGTTTTGAAAAAGTGATCGTCAAAAAACTATTTTTTGAAACTCCGTTGATCAACGGATTGGTAGAGGGAACGGGTTGTAGGACTGGCCAAGGTGTACTTGGAACGCTCATTCCGATATCTTGAATATAAGGATTTAAGGATGCGATTCCGGTATAAAATAAAATAGAGTAGTCCTTATCGAGAACGTTTCCGGAAGCGTTCTCGGCGGATTTTAATATTTTGAAAGTATATGTGGTGGAAGGGTCCAGGCTTTTTGTCAGCGATAGAGTGAGACGAGTCGAATCGTCATTCCACTCTTTTACGTAAATTGCGGGGCCGCCGGTAACTGAAACGGCTTCTGCTGTTTTGATTCGATCCATCGGTTCAGAAAATTGTACGTAGGGATTGGAATTCACACCGAATCCGTATACGATTTGGTTGGCAACTGGAGGATTCGATTCCGTAATAAACGGCTGAGGTCCGAATCCCGTTGTATAAAAAACGGAAAGAAAATTTTTAGCTAAAAAATTTCCCCGCAAGTCCTTAACGACGTTACGGTTGAGCCTGATTTCGTATCTTCTACCGGCGGTAAAATGAGACTTAGGAATGATTTTGAGAAGTATGTCAGAGGTCCAAATGTATCGAACCGAGCTATCTCCGGAAACGGCTCCAATTGTAATTCCGGTTTCGACCGAATTTTTATCCATTGGTTGAGAAAAAAGAACGGATACTTCTTCGTTAACGGAAACGTTTTTAGCTTCGGAGATCGGTGTAATTACAAGGACGGTCGGCGCTTCGAACTCCCCACTATTTGCAAGACCGAGGTATTTCAGTTTGTCTCCTAATTGGTTGATATCAGCGTTGCAATAAAAACATAAGAATATTAGAAAATATTGAATTATTTTTTTCATTCTGCTTTTTCGAGAAGTAGCCCTTTTTCTAAAGCCGCCTTTTCGTGTAAACCCGCAACACCGTATAGTTTGCCCAGATCTCTATGGATTTTATCAAAACCGATTTTGATCATCTTAGCGCGGTTGTATTCAATCAAGGCTTCCTTCAACATTCCTTCTTTTTCATATATTTTCGCCAAATAATAGTGCGCATCGAAAAAAGTTTCTTCTGTTTCCAGTATGTATTCGAGTTCTTGCTTTGCTTCCTTCGTCTTGCCTTCCTGTAACATGTGGATCCTTGCTATCCAAAATCGAATCGTCGAATTTCCCGGGAAACGAGTTAATCCTTTTTGAAATATTTCCTCTGATTCCTCCATTTTTCCCAAAAAAAAGAGGCTCTTACCTAACATAATTTGGGCTGGTAAGAATTCCTTATCCTCCGAAACGACTTGTCGAAAAAATTCGGCGGCCTTTTCTAAATTTCGGGAAGTGTATTCCTTTTTTCCTTTTTGAAAGGTTTCCAATTTGGATTGTTCATCCTTGCCGCATGCGTTTAAAGTGAGGATAAGAGAGGTGGAAACTATAGAGAATAAAATCAAGCCGTGATACGCTTGCTTTTTAAGTCGCATTATCGATTTGATTTTCAGATCGTTGGTAATTCCTTCAAAATTATTTTTCATATAAATCTTTCGTAAATACTTCTTTTTGAACGATGCGAACTTTGTCGTTTTGTCTCATCTTTCCTAATATGATTTTCTTTTTTTCTTGGGACAATGCTAACCTTTCTTGAATCTTAATTAGAATGGCGGTGTTTCTGAGTTTCTTTTTGAGTTCCGTCGGATTTTTTTCTTTCAGAAGTTCCTTATTTTGAGAGTAGTATTGTTCGATCAATTCGTCAGAAACTTCCACTTCATTCGAGTTTTCAGCGACTTCGAATTCTCCGGACTCTTTGGATAAATAATAAGAAATGACCGCTTTGCGGATGAAAGGCCATAAATACTTTTGAGCTTCGGCTGAATTGAGATCGGCTTTGGCGATTGCTTCGTTTAAAATGATAGTCTCTTCAATGTATCTTTGAAGTTCGGCTTCTATTTCCGGGGGCGTAACGGGTTCGAATTTCCTCGCAATATGTTTTCTTTCGAAAAAAAATTCTTTCCTGAAATTTTTTGCAGAAAATTCGGATTCGTTTAAGTAAAACAACGCTGGAGTTCCCTTCCTTTCACCGATTCGCGCCGATGAAAATTTTTCCAAGTCGATCGAACCCTTGCAGGATAGTAGGATGGAACAAAATAATACCCAAGTGATGTTTTTCATTTTCAAATGCCCAATTCTTTAATTTTCAGATACGCGTCTTTGATTTGCTGACCAAATTGAGGAGGAGCTTTCTGGATGAAGATCTCATAATTTTTTTTCGCTTCCGCTTTTCGGTTCAATCGAGTATTGATAATACCTAAATTAAAATAAATCTCGGGCATAGCTGCCGGGATTGCAGCTGCCTTTTCGTAGTAATGCAACGCTTCTGTATCTTTTTGGAGATTTTGATAAGCGACTCCCAGATTGAAATAACCTCTTTGAAAGTTCGGATCAATTTCAACCGATTTTGAAAAATAGATTATCGCCTGTTCAAATCGATCTCGTGGAATCAATGTTACACCTACGTTGTTCGCGTAATTCGGATCTTTAGGATTCAAACGATGCGCTTCCTTGAAATGTTTTTCTGCTTTTTCAAGATCATTCAATTGTAAGGCACTGATTCCAAGTGTGTTTTGTTTTTCTGCGTCATTCAAGAGTTCTTTCTCCTTCCGCTTAGAACAATCGTTTAGAATCAGTATGGAAAATAAAAAAAAACATAAAAAGACCGTATAACTTTTATTTTTCATCTTTTCTATACCCTTCCCAAATAGACAGGTAGCCGACTTAATGGAAAAAATGTCAATCTTTTGGATTCTAATATAACATTTTATTTTATTAATTTCTATTTCTTGCATTTTAACGCCATATGTGAAGTATTGGTTTTTTTAAGATCACTGATTTTTCTCATTCGAAAATATGAATATCTCTTAAAAACTATGTTAAATGATCGTTTTCAAATTTTACTCAGAATCTTTACCTTTACAGTTCTTTGTTTTGCGGCGTGTAGGCCTTCTTTGCGCTATTATCATGATATAACATTTAATGTATCGTTTTCTGAAATGGACAAAACCGCTTTAAAGGGTGGAAATCGCATTAGTATCGTTCGTTTCCTTTCCAAATCTTCTAATCAAGCGGACATAGTTTCTTCTGTCTTTTCCGATAATTTGTTATTTTTTCTCCACACAAAAGGTATTAAGGGAACGATTTCAAATCCTTCCTCTAAAATCGAAGAACCGCAACCGAACTCTAATGTTTCCATTGTTACGGCCACACAAAAAATGAATTCTGCATATCTTTTGAATCCAGAGCAGGCAAAGGAAATCTGTTCCGAGACAAATTCGGATTATGTTATCACTGGATTTGTTCATGAAACGAAAGCAGGGAATTTTTTAAATCCCGATCAGAGTTCAGGCATTATGGCGTATCTCTATAATAAAAACGGGTCTCAAGTGGTTCAAATGCAGTATATAGGGGACGAGTCGCTGGAATTATACGATAACAGTTCGGAAGTCGCGAGAGTTTTTGCGAATAAGATCGTGGAACTATTACGAAGTAAATAATCGTGGATTTTATTTAAATTTTGGGTGTGGCCCGTGTTCTCTTTTTTGTTTCTAAAATCGCTTCAATTCCAATGGATTCTGGTTTTTGTGTGTTTTGGAATATTCCATTATACGAATATTTTAGAAGCAAAGGAAAAAATTATTCTAGATATCAGTTCCGCGGAAAGACTAGGAGTCGAGAATAGTCCCGAAATTCGTTTAATCAGCTCCCAACAACAGATCAAACGATTGTTGTTGAATGAAAATTGGAGGGCTTATTTTCCCACCGCGACGGTTCGCTGGGATCGCTCCCACAATATCATATCGAATACGGATGATAGTAGAAATCAACGTTTGAGTTTGAATGTAGACCAGGTGGTATTTGACGGAGGAAGACGTTCTCTCGCTTTAGATGCCGCAATGAGCGATTTAGCCTTGGCAAAATATGATCTTCGTCTCGCTCTGAATGAACTTAGATTTAAAATCAGATCTAAATTTTATGAAGTTCTGAGTCGAAAATCGGCAATTGAAGTCTACGAACGATCCATCGATCGCCAAAAACAACAATTGGAATTGGGCAAGAAAGAACTGGAGCTTGGAGAAAGTACCGTAATCCGAATTCTGGAAGTCGAAAATCGTTTGAATGAAATCAAAATGCAGCATGAAAACGCCCGAATGGAATATAATAATCTCCTTGAGGATTTTAAAATTCTACTACGTCTTCAAGCGAGCGGCGAATTGGAATTAAAGGGAGATCTCTTAAATTCCGTGAAATATAACTTTATCCAGTTTGAAGAAATAAACTTAATTTCCTTGGCAAGAAAATATAGAGTGGACTTTGATCGGGCTAAGGCAAAGGAATTGCAGACGGAGTCTCAGCATCGTTATGCGAAATCTTTTTATATTCCTACTGTTTCTTTAGGCGGTTTTTACGGTTATTCGGGAGCCGATTATCCACCCAGACAGCCGGAGTGGGGTTTGAATTTTCGAATTTCTATGTTGATGGGTCCGAACCAAATTACCGATTCCTCGAACTTCGTTTCACGCAGGGACGATACGGATCGTTCTCTTTCCTCCTCTACTACTGTTTCGATTTACGATCAATTGAGTTATAAAAAGCAAATAGTTTCAACGGGAGTGGATGCGTATCAGGCTAAAATTGCCAGTAAACAATTGGGAGATATTATCGAAACTGAAATCAGAAAGTCTCTTAGAGGACTGAATATCAGTTGGCAGG
Protein-coding regions in this window:
- a CDS encoding Ig-like domain-containing protein, with the translated sequence MKKIIQYFLIFLCFYCNADINQLGDKLKYLGLANSGEFEAPTVLVITPISEAKNVSVNEEVSVLFSQPMDKNSVETGITIGAVSGDSSVRYIWTSDILLKIIPKSHFTAGRRYEIRLNRNVVKDLRGNFLAKNFLSVFYTTGFGPQPFITESNPPVANQIVYGFGVNSNPYVQFSEPMDRIKTAEAVSVTGGPAIYVKEWNDDSTRLTLSLTKSLDPSTTYTFKILKSAENASGNVLDKDYSILFYTGIASLNPYIQDIGMSVPSTPWPVLQPVPSTNPLINGVSKNSFLTITFSKPMDQSKTQNAIQFTPPITGQFTWISQSLLQFTPTDKLTQGATYRLAINSTATDTGNMPLENSYIVDFKVDNVADSIPVTVTGINNFSVTALCAPTADGNANAPVIPANLSTVYKISLISTACALEDYIFRLNFATAGNVPLQSLGDNDIYNQVSVSYFSGGPGVGSPNIYYKNYNCGPSCSIAGSFEFGIKNVPTGTQYKFRLKGGSGGVRDINDNYLTNDIIFLFERQ
- a CDS encoding tetratricopeptide repeat protein, translated to MKNNFEGITNDLKIKSIMRLKKQAYHGLILFSIVSTSLILTLNACGKDEQSKLETFQKGKKEYTSRNLEKAAEFFRQVVSEDKEFLPAQIMLGKSLFFLGKMEESEEIFQKGLTRFPGNSTIRFWIARIHMLQEGKTKEAKQELEYILETEETFFDAHYYLAKIYEKEGMLKEALIEYNRAKMIKIGFDKIHRDLGKLYGVAGLHEKAALEKGLLLEKAE
- a CDS encoding lipoprotein; amino-acid sequence: MLNDRFQILLRIFTFTVLCFAACRPSLRYYHDITFNVSFSEMDKTALKGGNRISIVRFLSKSSNQADIVSSVFSDNLLFFLHTKGIKGTISNPSSKIEEPQPNSNVSIVTATQKMNSAYLLNPEQAKEICSETNSDYVITGFVHETKAGNFLNPDQSSGIMAYLYNKNGSQVVQMQYIGDESLELYDNSSEVARVFANKIVELLRSK
- a CDS encoding TolC family protein gives rise to the protein MFSFLFLKSLQFQWILVFVCFGIFHYTNILEAKEKIILDISSAERLGVENSPEIRLISSQQQIKRLLLNENWRAYFPTATVRWDRSHNIISNTDDSRNQRLSLNVDQVVFDGGRRSLALDAAMSDLALAKYDLRLALNELRFKIRSKFYEVLSRKSAIEVYERSIDRQKQQLELGKKELELGESTVIRILEVENRLNEIKMQHENARMEYNNLLEDFKILLRLQASGELELKGDLLNSVKYNFIQFEEINLISLARKYRVDFDRAKAKELQTESQHRYAKSFYIPTVSLGGFYGYSGADYPPRQPEWGLNFRISMLMGPNQITDSSNFVSRRDDTDRSLSSSTTVSIYDQLSYKKQIVSTGVDAYQAKIASKQLGDIIETEIRKSLRGLNISWQAMKQADENIIIFEKRLNIQELQVKLGEATRPQLAETEIRFLEAKNAQIGARLKYLNAIAQMELSTGLNLDDLHLFELQ
- a CDS encoding tetratricopeptide repeat protein, with the translated sequence MKNKSYTVFLCFFLFSILILNDCSKRKEKELLNDAEKQNTLGISALQLNDLEKAEKHFKEAHRLNPKDPNYANNVGVTLIPRDRFEQAIIYFSKSVEIDPNFQRGYFNLGVAYQNLQKDTEALHYYEKAAAIPAAMPEIYFNLGIINTRLNRKAEAKKNYEIFIQKAPPQFGQQIKDAYLKIKELGI